The Lactuca sativa cultivar Salinas chromosome 2, Lsat_Salinas_v11, whole genome shotgun sequence genome includes the window TCTTTGGATGCTATTTTTACAATCGAATAAAATTGACCCTTTTCCTAAAATAGCAACAGTGGAATCATCGCCAAATCTCACATAACCCGTAATGTTTCCATCCAATTCATGGAACTTTGACCGGTTTCCCGTCATTTGGTTACTAGCACCGTTGTACTAGACTATCCCCTGATGCAAGAAGATTAACACAAATCTTCTCTTTTAGCGACACCTTTCCGGTTATATATTCTTGTGAGATTGCCATCATCAAGATGGGTGCCTCTTCATTGGCTTGTGTGAGGTTCGCGTCCTCACGACGATTTTTTTATGGGCGCTCCGATGCATAAAGACCAAACATCTCACATTTAACGCATTTTACTTTGCTTTTATCCTTTTTCTGGCCATTTTGTTTTGCATTGGATTCACTTCCATATCCTCGAACACACCCTTATCATCGACCTCTTCCTTGGCCTCAACTACCATGACTACATCTATGCTTTGAGGTGTTTGACGAGCTCCCCTCATCGGTTTTCTTGAATCGTGATTGCCACTTGACATGTATAAGCAACAAGGAAAGTTCATATCCTTGTTCTCCATAACCTTAAAGTCTTTCTTCATGGATTTTCAACGACCCACAAACTCTTGCACAGTCATGGTTTTTAAGTATCCAAATACCGGTTACAATGGTATTTAATATCATGAAAAAAATCATCCACCGATTCATCGTCTTTCATTTGGATAACCACGAAATCACTTCTCACTGTTTGTACTTGAGCATCTTTTACTCGATGGGTTCCCATGTGCCTCACTTTAAGCGTTTCCCATCCTTCTTTGGACGTGTCCTTCTCAACTAACATAAGTATCACATCCTATGGAATTGCTTGATAGATAGCAGCTAGAGCCATTCGATCTTTCTCTTCTTCTACATCTTTATCTTGAATTGCATTCCACACTCCTTGTGCTTGAAAATTCACTCGAATTTTTTTCACCAACAATGAGTAATTTAAACTCCGTAAACATTGGATAGTGTAGTGTAACACTACCATTCTTTTCGAATTTTTTAACACCTTGAACTTTATCTGCAATGAGTAACCTTGACATGTACTTCGGTATACAATaaccatgctctgataccacttgttggaaATAAGGATCTAATTGTATGCAATATTAAAGTTAAATTACCGTTCTTAGAATGTGCAAATAAAATGCATAGAAGCAGAAGAGTGAATAAGGAAAAGTATTTCCAAGGACTTAATCTTTACTGAATAAAAGTTAAACGGTTACAACTTAAAAATTGGTTATAAGAAATGGATGAACACCACTCAAACTTATTGTTTGAGACAACTAATCTTATAATAAAAACTAAACTACTCATATCTAACAAGATCCCCTAATTCTTGAAAGTCTACTATATTTACTAATATAGTAACCAATATAGACATGAGTCATTTGTTTTATCTGACAAACAACACACAACACCGAAGATTCTTTAAATAACTATACCATATAATTGTTTATTAATAAGAAAATGTATCTAGGAAAGAGAAACATATCCTTCCTATGAGAGAGAAATCATTTTTTTATCCCACCCTTCCTTTTCTATCAATACCTTCTTTTTATATCCTTCCCATGAGAGAGAAAACTACCCTTCCTTTCTATCATTCCTATGTTATCCTTCCCTTTCAAGGTTTAACAAAAAAGTTATCTGACAATTCCCTTTATTATTGGTATTATCCAATTTAATATCACACATGGTTGGTCATGTGATTAAATATGTCTTGGATGGCTTGGAAAAATTAGGGGATCTATAACACCCTCGTATCTTCGGTAGTTACTTGGGAATACACCTGTATCAACATCCAATTCACTTTCCTTTGCTACTTTACCTCATCATTTAGCTCCTTAAAGACAAACGTGCAGGCATCATGACATTTCTAAACAAGTTTCTCTATATCCCTGGTGTACGCCTTAATTGATTTATATGTTGTACTTCTGATCTCTTTTATTTCCTTGATCAATATGTCTACTTTCTTCAGGAATTCCTCATTTTGTTTGAACCTTCTCTCATCCATGGCGTTAATTCTCACTTTGATTCGTAATAGAAACTTTTAATATACCATCCTTTCTCTATCTTCAAAACTTGAAACTATGTCTACCAAGACATTGTAATTGGAGTTAACTACACATCTTGTGTCGGTCATCATGACCCAAAATGGGTCTCTCATAAACATCACTCTTGTTCTCTCTTATCTTTTGCTTTTGTGTTTGGATAACTCTCAAGAATGTTAGTGTATCCCACATCGGTGTGACACAGTCTTATAAGTGGCTATATATGTTGGAGTCCCCCTTTTCACCATAACGACTCTTTTGGAGAGTTAATCTTGGGCTCCACGTATATTTACGTGATATGGTGTCTTGCACCCCCATGGCCTAGCACATCTATGTATATCCTCATTAAGCCTCTAACTCTAAGGGAGAGTGTTAGTGTATCCCACATCGGTACGATATGGTCTTATAAATGGTTATATATGTTGGAATCACCCTTCTATCCATAAGGGTTCTGTTGCAGAGTCACCCTTCTCTCCATAAGGGCTCTGTTGCAGAGTTAATCTTCGGTTCCACATATCATTACATGGTATTAGAGTCAGCGTCCTACACCCATGGCTCAACACATCCCTGTCTATCCTCATCAACAGGAGCGGAGCTAGAATATTAGAATAAGGGAGGCTTACATTGAATAAAATATTAAACACTACTTACATTGGCAAAAATATTAGAATAAGGGAGGCTTACATTGAATAAAATATTAAACACTACTCTTAAGATTGAATGTCGTTCTCTGAAATCAATAatcaaaaaattttattttatctctTAAATTCAacacttcaattttttttttcagcgagGTTCAATATTGATTAACTCTTCCATAATACTATTTATTTGAGGTTGTTGACTTGTATTATTAGCATATTCTTTAATAATACCACAAAcgggaataattttttttttcgtttgtaAGAAGATCaattacttatttttttttcctACATATGATTTGTCCGTGTGATtattcaataataataatattagttagtgtaaattacaaaaaaaatttacatgtataatataattaaaaattactTTGCAGCCAAAATATCTTTAATTGGAACTTGGGGGTAGGTGGGTAAAATAACAAATGTTTAGAATAATGGACGCCATTAACTTGGATGTCAGGGCTCTAGACTTTAACTCCTTAAGAGATATGACTATTGGGCTTTATTTCTTTTATGCATATTATATAATATAATGTAATGTGGGGTGGTATTTTAAAAATGTTGGGGGTGGCCAAACACCCGCAAGCCACCCCGCTAGCTCCGTCATTGCTTGTCGAGCCTCCGACTCTGGAAGGGAGTGTTAGTATATCTCACGTTGGTGCGACACAGTCTTATAAGTGGTTATATATGTTGGAGTTCTCATTTTCTCTATAAGGCTCTTTTGGAGTTCTCATTCTCTCTATAAGGCTCTTTTGGAGAGTTTATCTTGGGATCCACGTATTTACAAAGATCACCTCCCCTATAAACCCTAGATGTGACTATAAGTGAGCAAGAAATAATAATAGTACATgcatgattagagagagtagtaCATTTTTTTGAAAGAAGTTTGGTCGTGACAGATTTACTTAACAATTGATCTGTCGCTAAATAAAGGCCCatttccatgataacaaccaatTTCCTACCGATAGCAACTACATATGAATATATAGATACCAATCGCAAATCTCTAGAAAATAACGGCAATATTACAAGAAATCGGTTGTGTCACAAACCGATTCTCATTTCTACGTAATCTGTTGGTTATTCCCATTTTTGTCGTGTATTCCATGCTAAAAATCCCTATAAGTTTAACTATTATAATTAGTTTCTTGTAATTAATATATTTAGCAATTTCCCTAGAAAATACCATTTAGCAATTTCCCTAGAAAATACCAACAAATGGAAAAGGACGTGGCTAAATTCAAAAACTAATTAGCGACAGACTAAATCGACAGTTTAATGTATCTACATTCTACTATATGAAATTCTGCGATTGAACATCCATAGCTTATTATGTCGCTATGCTAtaaaaaaattcactatttattaAACTACGTCCTTGTAGAAACTCCATCACTATCTGTTGGTATTGCCATAGCGACGAAATAGCCTGCTCTAGTGCTCTATTCTAGAATTCATACAAGGTAATAGTTTTGTTCAAAACAAAATACATACTAGAATACAAGATATCAAAAGAAGAATTAGATATAGACAACTACGCACGTACAACCCTTTGTAATTTTACAACAAACACAACTACATTCACATAAACCTGATCTTTGAAGCTATCAAGAAAGTGAAAGAAAGCATGTCTTCCACGATTGTTGACAAGTAAAGCACCACATGCTATCCAGAATCCAGTGGCAAAACCAGTGACCCCACCAATATAAAACCATCTCCAAAGTTCAGATATTCCATTCCCACCACCTTCACTCTCACCTATAACAGGTGGTACTTCCAATTCTTCATCTCCAGGGCAAATTTTTGTAATGGGAGGTCCACATAATTCTTTGTTTCCATTGTATCTTGAAGGTTCGAAAGACTGAAGTTGAGTGCTAGATGGGATTCTCCCTGACAAATTATTGAATGACACGTCTAAATAACTCAATAAAGTCACTTGAGACATGCTTATTGGTATCCCTCCTGAAAAATTGTTTCTAGATAAATCCAAAGTTAAAAGTTTTTTCATCTGACCAATTTTCCATGGGATCTCTCCAAACAAAGCGTTATGTGATAGGTTTAGAGCAAGTAGTTCAAAAAGATTGGTCAGTTCATATGGGATTTGTCctgttaaattgttgcttgacAAGTCAATGCTCTTCAACAATCGTAGGTTATTGATAAATTCACGTTCGTCTCCTTGCCACTTAATCATTGCATTGTCAACATACCTTCCATTGTATGCAAGATTAACAACACCTGTTGTGTTCTTAGTACTTGAATATTTTTGTATATTTTGTTTCTCTGAGAACCCTTCTTGAACCATGCTTGTGAGATTATCCAAACATGAGGGGATGATTCCATGAAGATTATTCATTGACATGTCTagaacttgaagatatgctaattGACATAATTGTGAAGGTATGGTTCCAAAGAAGTTGTTTGATCTTAGGATGAGAACATACAAGCCCGATAAATTCTCCCCAATCCAAATAGGCACATTACCTGAAAACTTGTTGACACCCAAATTTAACGAGGTTAAACTTGTGCAATTCTTTAAAGACAAAGGCAGTTCTCCAGAGAAGTCGTTGTTGTATAAATACAACACCTCAAGTTTGAACAAAGATTCAATGGAGGTAGGAAGCCTTCCAAACAAATTGTTGTATCCTAAATTAAGAACTTTTAGTTCTTTGAAGTGCCACAAACAATCTGGAAGTTGTTCGGCTAGAAAGTTGTGAGATAGGTCAAGAAACTCCAAATACCCATGGACAAGTTGGCACAAAAAAGAGATTCCTCCAAAGAATTTATTTCTGGAAAGATTTAATGATTTCAAAGTTGAAGGGAAATTCGGTATTGGACCATAAAATCTATTGGAACTCAAATCTATCACTGGATTATCATCAAAACTTGATAATAAATCTGGTACTTTCCCACTGATGTTGTTGGAAGAGAGATTCAAATGATGTAATCGAGAAGGCCACATGTTCCAAAACTCCAGAGGAATTGTGTCTGAAATTCCCGTATTGGAAATATCAAGATTGGTAAGATTTTTCAGTGTTTGAATCCATTTGGGGAAACGAGGCCCTAACTTGCAAGAGCTCAGATCAATATGCTCTACATAAGAAAGGCTTGAAATGTTATCTGTGGAAGGAACTCCATCGAGTGAGTTTCTTGAAAGATCTATAACAAAAATCTTCGAATTTCCAATCTTTTCAGAGATACCACCTCTAAGATAATTGAAAGAGACGTCAACGATTCCAAGCATGGGTAGTTCCCACAATTTCTCACTTATAGTTCCGTTTAATTGATTTTCAGATAGGTACAAAAATTCTAAGGAAGAAAAGTTTTGGATATCATCAGATAGTGACCCTGTAAAATGGCTTCTTGAAGCATATAGCCATGCTAATGTAAGGGATGAGCATCCAGACAAGTTTTTGAGAAAATCAGGAAATTTTATCACAGCAGAATTGTTCTCGAGTTTCAAAACTTCCAAATTAGAGAGGTTACCAAGATATTTGGGTATCCCATCTAACATGTTGTAAGATAGATCAAGCTCAAAAAGGCTATTGCTAGTTAATGAGAACAACCAATGATACATGGAAGAGTTGAGACTGTTGTTTCCAAGATCAAGGAAAACAATCGATGAAGAAGAGTTAACAAATGAAGAATATGGATACATGACCTTAGAGAGCTCACATCCCCTTAAACTTAAATATGATAGATTTCGGAAACTCGAAATCACATTTACCCAATGGTTTGCTTTATCTAATGAAATCCCATCCATATTAAGTGTTTGCAAACCAGATAAATGAGACAACCACTTTATGTTTTCAACTCTACACCTTCCAACAAATCCAAGAGAAAGCACTTGTAAGTTCGTGAGGTTTCCCAACTCTAAAGGAATGGTTCCATAAAGAGAGAGATATGAAAGGTCAAGGAAACTTAATTCGGTCAATGAACCAATCGATCTAGGAATGGTTCCATTAAGATTATTGCCAGCGAGGTTAAGGTAACGTAGTAGAGTCATGGAACCAATGAACGTGGGAATTGTTCCATAAAGATAGTTGTGGGAAAGATCAAGATGATTCAAATAGGTTAAGTTCAGCAGTGAATGGCTAATCTTACCTACAAGACCACTCGGTCCAACTTCAAGCCTTGTGACATGGCCCGTTTGGGTATTGCATGTCACTCCACGCCATCTGCAGCAGTCATCTTCTTCATCTCTCCATGTAGAGAGAAAGCCATCGGTGTCTTGAAGGTGTGATTTGAAATTAAGAAGAGTATGCCTCTCTTCATCAGAACATTTTTTGATAGCACCATTAGCATCATTTTCTTCTCCTCCCACTGCTATATTTTGGTTGGTAGTTGTAGCCTCAAGGTGTAGCAAGACAAGTGAAAAGATTATAAAAACACATGGATGCGTAATGTAAAAGAAAATCTTGGCGATCATTGTTTTATCTTGTTCCACTAGGTTTTTTTGGATTAATGCATACATGAAGATGTGCAGAAAAAGGTTTTGTATAATGGCAATTGTGAAATTGAATAAGTCAAGTGGTTGGACTAAAATCGGTGTCCTATTTGTTAGTcaacatttttaaaaaataaaaataaaatattgtgCAGTCAATTGAGACTACATTTATATCATACCAATAAACTAAAAAATTGGTTTTGAAAGATGAAAATCATTACCTGTGAGATTTTTTGGTCCTATTGAGTATTGACATGATATAAAGAGTAGTTTATTTGGTATCAAAGTTTAAgaattttttactttttttaacttttaacttttttttatataattttaactTCTCTCAGTTACTCTCATTAATAGTCGTATTGATACTTCAAGATTTTATGCTAAATAGTACTAGATATTATGAATGATGAAAACCTATTAAAATATTCACATAAGTCATAACTCAAGTGGAAGACCACACTTTGTATACCATCAACAGCGCTGTCACTATggcaaataaattattttttcatGATAAAACAACCTAATTAAATAGCCACTCGTATGCTATCCATCAATTGATATGATAATGATTTCAAAATGTACTGAAAGAGAAAGAGATGATTTCAAAATGTAACTTCTTTTATTAACTGAATTGTTATTGCGAGAATCAACTAAGATGAATAAAAACAAAGTAATttataatcacaaaatataaatttatattaaatacagaCATGAGCCCAACGAACATAAAAATTCATGAGATTGTTGGTGAAAATAATTTCCAACATATTATTTGATAAATTTTAGGTGATCACATACACA containing:
- the LOC111886289 gene encoding receptor-like protein EIX2, which gives rise to MIAKIFFYITHPCVFIIFSLVLLHLEATTTNQNIAVGGEENDANGAIKKCSDEERHTLLNFKSHLQDTDGFLSTWRDEEDDCCRWRGVTCNTQTGHVTRLEVGPSGLVGKISHSLLNLTYLNHLDLSHNYLYGTIPTFIGSMTLLRYLNLAGNNLNGTIPRSIGSLTELSFLDLSYLSLYGTIPLELGNLTNLQVLSLGFVGRCRVENIKWLSHLSGLQTLNMDGISLDKANHWVNVISSFRNLSYLSLRGCELSKVMYPYSSFVNSSSSIVFLDLGNNSLNSSMYHWLFSLTSNSLFELDLSYNMLDGIPKYLGNLSNLEVLKLENNSAVIKFPDFLKNLSGCSSLTLAWLYASRSHFTGSLSDDIQNFSSLEFLYLSENQLNGTISEKLWELPMLGIVDVSFNYLRGGISEKIGNSKIFVIDLSRNSLDGVPSTDNISSLSYVEHIDLSSCKLGPRFPKWIQTLKNLTNLDISNTGISDTIPLEFWNMWPSRLHHLNLSSNNISGKVPDLLSSFDDNPVIDLSSNRFYGPIPNFPSTLKSLNLSRNKFFGGISFLCQLVHGYLEFLDLSHNFLAEQLPDCLWHFKELKVLNLGYNNLFGRLPTSIESLFKLEVLYLYNNDFSGELPLSLKNCTSLTSLNLGVNKFSGNVPIWIGENLSGLYVLILRSNNFFGTIPSQLCQLAYLQVLDMSMNNLHGIIPSCLDNLTSMVQEGFSEKQNIQKYSSTKNTTGVVNLAYNGRYVDNAMIKWQGDEREFINNLRLLKSIDLSSNNLTGQIPYELTNLFELLALNLSHNALFGEIPWKIGQMKKLLTLDLSRNNFSGGIPISMSQVTLLSYLDVSFNNLSGRIPSSTQLQSFEPSRYNGNKELCGPPITKICPGDEELEVPPVIGESEGGGNGISELWRWFYIGGVTGFATGFWIACGALLVNNRGRHAFFHFLDSFKDQVYVNVVVFVVKLQRVVRA